Proteins found in one Crassostrea angulata isolate pt1a10 chromosome 3, ASM2561291v2, whole genome shotgun sequence genomic segment:
- the LOC128176773 gene encoding uncharacterized protein LOC128176773 gives MADHYMSESVYVGMCHKIGTPQQVDSRRERFDNSELIANQLMKNQLKIRVMVSGSQKEGLRLPGSDIDIMFWPSDFRVFWNFSQFEFRKIGTQIPVISNCSESPPGFTLLRLPIEILPFIKIPSEIYIDDAIQYVMEACVWHNGKFLLSSSKYREIRKKISFPGSSTHGPCNTGTLGSGLEYDEVYCFISEFWPPSAFSWIDRCQVWPQRHVVNDIVRSGCHFVAIGHKLGKQVDNEWRISFTQAEYKLVYSMNHTQFLTYGMLKLFLKEIINNGVRDEDKLLCSYHMKTAVFWAIQQNTLPYWCPENLLVGFWVCFKLLLKWVYEGVCPNFFIPQNNMFLNNIFGEAQKRLFMRLYGLYEKGVALLLCSSSMRTSIINVLCNPRRMVRIDEQNLIPEVELDIELFHDMVEIDVIHPSSLRQCLKVLRIAEPLINYTHAQSQLVLLQKVSSTIFQSAAFYLNNMYIDKGLNKFTYIADKLACHLLKCAVMCGFSSGMLYVAMHFYRTCRYRKAVSALEMAKAKLAQPWLIYKRNVDQERYNYALGGQALPIKMRKALAWDIKLNHKICYIEELVPEQQPGREDHTPLLYIPPCVLLHMLEFLCYRHVDTMRAQTALNELQVLVHHDQGHFVPEQLRDISWEILGICQQIRGDLRAAMFSYKQSLIQKPFNRIQSATRKRIQDIHTYLYGFLLTVYEAFSGFNNYEAPPVDY, from the coding sequence ATGGCTGATCATTATATGTCTGAGTCAGTGTATGTTGGAATGTGTCACAAGATAGGGACCCCACAACAGGTGGACTCCAGGAGAGAAAGATTTGATAATAGTGAGTTGATTGCGAATCAACTGATGAAAAATCAGCTTAAAATTCGTGTCATGGTGAGTGGGAGTCAAAAAGAAGGACTAAGACTACCTGGGTCAGACATAGACATAATGTTTTGGCCAAGTGACTTTCGAGTATTCTGGAACTTTTCCCAGTTTGAGTTTCGGAAGATTGGCACACAGATTCCAGTTATCTCTAACTGTTCTGAGAGCCCACCAGGTTTCACTCTACTTCGACTCCCGATCGAAATTCTCCCCTTTATAAAGATTCCCTCCGAAATTTATATTGATGACGCAATACAATATGTTATGGAGGCCTGTGTTTGGCATAATGGTAAATTTCTGCTGTCAAGTTCTAAATACAGggaaataaggaaaaaaatatcttttcctGGTTCTTCAACACATGGGCCTTGTAATACTGGGACACTGGGCAGTGGATTAGAGTACGATGAGGTTTATTGTTTCATCAGTGAATTCTGGCCTCCTTCTGCCTTCTCATGGATAGACAGATGTCAAGTATGGCCTCAACGTCATGTTGTCAATGACATCGTCAGAAGTGGATGTCACTTTGTAGCAATAGGTCACAAACTTGGAAAGCAAGTAGACAATGAATGGAGAATTTCTTTCACACAAGCAGAATACAAACTTGTGTATTCAATGAATCATACACAGTTCTTAACTTATGGTATGCTGAAACTGTTCTTAAAGGAAATTATTAACAATGGCGTTAGAGACGAAGATAAACTGCTGTGTTCCTACCACATGAAAACGGCGGTCTTCTGGGCCATACAACAGAACACATTACCTTACTGGTGTCCAGAAAACCTGTTGGTCGGTTTCTGGGTTTGCTTTAAACTCCTTCTAAAATGGGTGTATGAGGGGGTTTGTCCAAATTTTTTCATCCCACAAAACAATATGTTTTTGAACAACATATTTGGTGAAGCTCAGAAAAGATTATTTATGCGCTTGTATGGATTGTATGAGAAGGGCGTTGCATTGTTGCTGTGCAGTTCCTCCATGAGAACTTCTATTATCAATGTGCTTTGCAATCCAAGGCGCATGGTCCGCATAGATGAGCAGAATTTGATACCTGAAGTTGAACTTGATATAGAGTTATTTCATGATATGGTGGAAATTGATGTTATCCATCCATCAAGCTTGCGGCAGTGTTTAAAGGTGTTGCGCATTGCTGAACCGTTGATAAATTACACCCACGCACAAAGTCAACTCGTCCTGCTACAAAAAGTTTCAAGCACGATTTTTCAGAGTGCCGCATTTTACTTAAACAATATGTACATTGATAAAGGCCTCAACAAGTTTACGTATATTGCTGACAAATTGGCATGCCACTTATTGAAATGTGCAGTCATGTGTGGGTTTTCCTCTGGCATGCTGTACGTTGCAATGCATTTTTACAGGACATGCAGATATAGGAAAGCGGTATCTGCTTTAGAGATGGCAAAGGCAAAGTTGGCACAGCCATGGCTGATATACAAGAGAAATGTAGACCAGGAGAGATACAATTACGCTTTAGGGGGACAGGCGCTACCAATAAAGATGAGAAAGGCTCTGGCATGGGATATCAAACTCAATCATAAAATCTGTTATATTGAAGAGTTAGTACCCGAACAACAGCCTGGAAGGGAAGACCACACCCCTTTATTGTACATCCCACCCTGTGTGTTGTTACACATGCTAGAGTTTTTGTGCTATAGACATGTTGACACAATGCGAGCCCAAACAGCTCTAAATGAGCTACAGGTCCTAGTCCACCATGATCAGGGACACTTTGTACCCGAACAACTTAGGGACATCTCATGGGAGATCCTTGGAATATGTCAACAAATCAGAGGAGACCTCCGAGCTGCCATGTTCTCATATAAACAGTCACTCATACAAAAGCCATTCAATAGAATACAATCAGCTACAAGAAAGAGAATCCAAGATATACATACTTACTTATACGGATTTTTACTGACTGTATACGAGGCATTTTCGGGTTTTAACAATTACGAGGCGCCTCCTGTGGATTATTAA